One Desulfuromonas sp. DNA window includes the following coding sequences:
- a CDS encoding carbohydrate kinase has protein sequence MMAGKRFDVVGLGQCSFDILGHCGQFPGVDQKTELDQLTHQGGGPVATALVALSRLGAGVAFCGRTGDDEYGDRIRQGLQAEGVDCTSLLVGQNATSQVAFIAVEETGCRNIFWHRGTAEPLSRDELDPDLIGSCRILHLDGLQHEASLAAAHLAREQGVVTVLDGGSVRDGTLELLPWIDHPVVSEKFSEQLLPGGSVQQKLERLLSFGAVAATVTLGAQGSWSCQREGKPFHQPAFTVDTVDTTGCGDVFHGAYIYGLLNGWELVRIARFSAAAAALKSRQLGGRSAIPNLNELMLYLNVNKS, from the coding sequence ATGATGGCTGGAAAACGTTTCGACGTTGTCGGTCTCGGTCAGTGTTCTTTTGATATACTCGGGCATTGCGGTCAGTTTCCCGGGGTCGACCAGAAAACCGAACTCGATCAATTGACACATCAGGGCGGTGGGCCAGTGGCCACCGCCCTTGTTGCATTGTCGCGCCTGGGCGCCGGGGTCGCATTTTGCGGTCGCACAGGTGATGACGAATATGGGGACCGCATTCGCCAGGGACTGCAGGCCGAAGGGGTCGATTGTACTTCTTTGCTGGTCGGGCAGAATGCCACCAGTCAGGTCGCTTTTATCGCTGTTGAAGAAACCGGCTGCCGCAATATTTTCTGGCATCGCGGCACGGCTGAACCGTTGTCCCGGGATGAACTGGATCCAGATCTGATCGGAAGTTGTCGTATTCTTCATCTCGATGGTCTGCAGCACGAAGCATCGTTGGCGGCTGCGCATTTGGCCCGTGAGCAAGGGGTTGTAACAGTCCTTGACGGTGGTTCGGTTCGTGATGGGACGCTCGAGCTGTTGCCGTGGATCGATCATCCGGTGGTCAGTGAGAAATTTTCTGAACAGTTGTTGCCAGGTGGTTCGGTTCAACAGAAGCTCGAACGTCTCCTGTCATTCGGTGCTGTGGCGGCAACTGTGACCTTGGGTGCCCAGGGGAGCTGGTCCTGTCAACGGGAAGGGAAGCCTTTTCATCAGCCGGCCTTTACAGTCGATACGGTAGATACCACCGGTTGCGGTGATGTTTTTCATGGCGCCTATATTTACGGTTTGTTGAACGGGTGGGAGCTGGTTCGCATTGCAAGGTTCTCCGCGGCAGCCGCTGCGTTAAAATCTCGTCAGTTAGGTGGCCGTTCAGCGATACCTAACTTAAATGAATTAATGTTATATTTAAATGTAAATAAATCTTAA
- a CDS encoding acetyl-CoA carboxylase carboxyl transferase subunit alpha — protein MQFFLDFEKPLVELRKKINELRDYSTDSVDFSGELQKLEKKAEKLRKDIFSNLTRWQRTQLARHQARPYTLDYIDLMFTDFFEVHGDRNFRDDPALVCGFARFDGQPCAVIGHQKGRDTKEKVYRNFGMPNPEGYRKALRVMQMAEQFGLPIFTFVDTPGAFPGIGAEERGQAEAIARNLREMADLKVPVIVTVTGEGGSGGALALAVGNKVMMMEYSVYAVISPEGCAAILWNDGALGPQAAEALKLTAKDVDELGCVIDDVIPEPEGGAHNDPKQAAANVKDYLKKHLDELQKMSPEELVEQRYQKYRAMSRIEE, from the coding sequence ATGCAATTTTTTCTTGATTTTGAAAAGCCGCTTGTAGAATTGCGTAAAAAGATTAACGAACTGCGTGATTACTCAACCGACAGTGTCGATTTTTCCGGCGAATTGCAAAAGCTGGAAAAAAAGGCTGAAAAGTTGCGCAAGGATATTTTCTCCAACTTGACCCGCTGGCAGCGGACCCAGTTGGCCCGTCATCAGGCCCGTCCCTATACTCTCGATTATATTGACCTGATGTTCACCGATTTTTTTGAAGTCCACGGTGATCGTAATTTTCGTGACGATCCGGCCCTGGTTTGTGGCTTTGCCCGTTTTGATGGTCAGCCTTGTGCCGTAATCGGACATCAGAAAGGTCGTGATACCAAGGAAAAGGTCTACCGCAACTTCGGTATGCCGAACCCGGAAGGGTATCGCAAGGCGCTGCGGGTTATGCAGATGGCCGAGCAATTCGGGCTGCCGATCTTTACTTTTGTTGATACTCCCGGGGCCTTTCCCGGTATCGGCGCCGAAGAGCGCGGCCAGGCCGAGGCAATAGCCCGCAACCTGCGCGAGATGGCCGACCTCAAGGTGCCGGTCATCGTTACGGTCACTGGCGAGGGTGGCTCCGGTGGGGCGCTGGCCCTTGCCGTCGGCAACAAGGTTATGATGATGGAGTATTCGGTCTACGCCGTAATTTCTCCGGAAGGATGTGCTGCAATTCTCTGGAATGACGGCGCTCTCGGCCCGCAGGCGGCCGAAGCCCTGAAGTTGACTGCCAAGGATGTTGACGAGCTCGGTTGTGTCATTGATGATGTTATTCCTGAACCGGAAGGTGGGGCTCACAATGATCCGAAACAGGCGGCTGCCAATGTCAAGGATTACCTGAAGAAACACCTTGACGAGTTGCAGAAGATGTCTCCCGAGGAACTGGTTGAACAGCGTTATCAGAAATACCGGGCAATGTCCCGGATTGAGGAATAG
- a CDS encoding glycosyl transferase produces MTRPGVSILMSVRNEERYLEAALISLRRQTYEEWELIAVDDGSDDGTAEILKRHAGEDKRIKPFIRQPAGLVNALVFGTDRCQADVIARMDGDDICHPKRLAKQANFLHENQDISLVATKIRYFPTHVVQGGMRHYEQWQNSLTSHQLMMRDLFVESPVTQPSVMYRKNAVDQVGGYQDNSWGEDYDLWLRMALAGYRFARIPETLFFWREHKIRLTHLADEFSLDSFRRCKVHYLRESYLKGHDTVTLWGTGQEGKAWRKVLKAAGIRVVHWIDIDPNKIGQTIHQAAVTNPDSLRPGCGPMLITIGARGARPLVRKKCAEMGLTEGTDFVCVT; encoded by the coding sequence ATGACACGTCCCGGTGTTTCAATCCTGATGTCGGTGCGCAACGAGGAACGTTACCTTGAAGCCGCACTCATTTCCCTGCGGCGGCAAACCTACGAGGAGTGGGAGCTGATTGCCGTTGATGACGGGTCAGATGACGGTACCGCGGAAATCCTGAAGCGGCATGCCGGTGAAGACAAAAGGATTAAGCCTTTTATCCGTCAACCGGCCGGTCTGGTCAACGCCCTTGTTTTCGGGACAGACAGATGCCAGGCAGACGTGATCGCCCGCATGGATGGAGATGACATCTGCCATCCAAAACGGCTGGCAAAACAGGCTAATTTCCTGCACGAAAATCAGGACATTTCCCTGGTCGCGACTAAAATCCGCTATTTTCCGACCCATGTTGTCCAGGGTGGCATGCGCCACTACGAACAATGGCAGAATTCCCTGACCAGTCATCAACTGATGATGCGTGATCTGTTCGTCGAATCACCGGTCACGCAACCGAGCGTCATGTATAGAAAAAATGCGGTCGATCAGGTCGGCGGCTATCAGGATAACAGCTGGGGCGAAGATTACGATCTCTGGCTACGGATGGCGCTGGCAGGCTACAGGTTTGCCCGGATTCCTGAAACTCTCTTTTTCTGGCGCGAGCACAAGATCCGCCTGACTCACCTGGCCGACGAGTTTTCCCTCGATTCGTTCCGGCGCTGCAAGGTGCACTACCTCAGGGAAAGTTATCTCAAGGGACACGACACCGTTACCCTCTGGGGGACCGGGCAGGAAGGAAAAGCCTGGCGCAAGGTCCTAAAAGCCGCCGGAATCAGGGTCGTACACTGGATTGATATCGATCCGAACAAGATCGGCCAGACCATCCACCAGGCCGCCGTCACCAACCCCGATTCCCTGCGCCCGGGCTGCGGTCCGATGCTGATTACCATCGGCGCCCGCGGCGCCCGGCCACTGGTCAGGAAAAAATGTGCCGAAATGGGTCTCACCGAAGGGACAGACTTCGTCTGCGTAACATGA
- a CDS encoding DNA polymerase III subunit alpha, producing the protein MRHADFVHLHLHTQYSLLDGAIKIPDLVKRAHDLHMPALAITDHGNMFGALEFHLVAVKAGVKPIIGCEIYVAPGSRFDKTGVRGSGEASHHLIFLCMNQTGYKNLCHLVSSAYREGFYYRPRIDWDQLQDHNEGLIALSACLGGELPSLLMDNKYDQALIRAREMAAIFDNGRFYLELQENFIPEQKVANEGLIRLSQEAGLPLVATNDCHYLTREAAYAHEVLLCIQTGKTMDDQNRMRFHNDEFYVKSPEEMAKLFFHVPEALHNTVEIAERCNLDFDFKTYHFPQYEKPEDQSLDDVLDEQAWVGLEERLDEIRKRRKDFEEEDVKKYRHRLEKELDCIKQMGFPGYFLIVADFINWAKDRDIPVGPGRGSAAGSLVAYALRITDINPIPYHLLFERFLNPERVSMPDIDVDFCIYGREDVIKYVRDRYGEHNVAQIITFGTMQAKGVIRDVGRALNLPYGDVDRIAKLVPNQLGITLGEALQKEPQLKDVSKRDAKSKQLVDISLKLEGLTRHASTHAAGVVVTPKALTEYLPLYSDPKTGAQVTQYSMKYVEKIGLVKFDFLGLKTLTVIDNCLKHVRKANPDFNLGLVSDDDPATYELLSRGETTGVFQLESSGMKELLVKLKPNCFEDIIAVCALYRPGPLGSGMVDDFILRKHGKKKIVYDFPELEPILKDTYGIIVYQEQVMQIAQVLADYTLGGADLLRRAMGKKVREEMAEQKEIFLAGAKKKNLNIKKATAVFDLMEMFAEYGFNKSHSAAYALIAFQTAYLKTHYPVEFMAALLTEDMENTDKVIKNISEVRAMGIDVLPPDINESLRSFTVHDNAIRFGLGAVKGVGAAALESIVEVRKDEPYQSLSDFCERVDLRKVNRRVIEALIKCGAFDSLGGKRAQFIAILDDAIDLGQKMQKEKETGQESLFGTEELVSQGGNGYGTLPDIDEWAENILLTNEKEALGFYITGHPLARHSDAIKRFATCDTASLSERADRSEVRVCGLVAGIKELVTKRGDRMARITLEDMTGFVETTIFTEVYQASAELLNGDEPLLVTGTLEIGEESCKILATEVILLRDVKEKQTSRVHFRLSTPGLDKDQLRQLRDLLLKHRGECDAMLHMVIPNRSETMIKLPENLKVAATDQLMDDTERLFSYNVVTFE; encoded by the coding sequence ATGAGACACGCTGACTTCGTACATCTGCATCTGCACACCCAGTATTCCCTTCTTGATGGGGCGATCAAGATACCCGATCTGGTGAAAAGGGCGCATGACCTGCATATGCCGGCTCTGGCGATCACAGATCATGGCAACATGTTCGGCGCCCTCGAATTTCACCTCGTAGCGGTGAAAGCCGGGGTCAAACCGATCATTGGCTGTGAAATCTATGTCGCCCCGGGTTCCAGATTCGACAAGACCGGTGTGCGTGGTTCGGGCGAAGCATCGCATCACCTGATTTTTCTCTGCATGAACCAGACCGGTTACAAAAACCTCTGCCATCTTGTCTCGAGCGCCTATCGCGAAGGTTTTTACTATCGGCCCCGGATCGACTGGGATCAGCTCCAGGATCATAATGAGGGACTGATCGCCCTGTCGGCCTGTCTCGGTGGTGAATTGCCGTCGCTGCTGATGGATAACAAGTACGATCAGGCTCTGATCCGGGCTCGAGAGATGGCAGCGATCTTTGATAATGGTCGTTTTTATCTCGAACTGCAGGAAAACTTTATTCCGGAACAGAAAGTCGCCAATGAAGGTCTGATCCGGCTTTCGCAGGAAGCCGGCTTGCCGCTGGTTGCAACCAACGATTGTCATTACCTGACCCGGGAAGCGGCTTATGCGCACGAGGTGCTGCTCTGCATTCAGACCGGCAAGACGATGGATGATCAAAACCGGATGCGTTTCCATAATGACGAATTCTATGTCAAGTCACCCGAGGAGATGGCGAAGCTCTTTTTCCATGTCCCGGAGGCTCTGCACAACACCGTCGAAATAGCCGAACGCTGTAATCTCGATTTCGATTTCAAAACCTACCATTTCCCGCAATATGAAAAGCCTGAAGACCAAAGCCTTGATGATGTTCTCGATGAACAGGCATGGGTTGGGCTTGAGGAACGGCTTGATGAAATCCGGAAACGACGCAAGGATTTTGAAGAGGAGGATGTTAAAAAGTACCGGCATCGTCTCGAAAAGGAGCTCGACTGTATCAAGCAGATGGGGTTTCCCGGTTATTTCCTGATTGTTGCCGATTTTATCAACTGGGCCAAGGATCGTGACATTCCGGTCGGTCCGGGGCGCGGTAGCGCCGCCGGGAGCCTGGTTGCTTACGCCCTGCGGATTACCGATATCAATCCGATTCCGTACCACCTGCTGTTCGAACGCTTTCTCAATCCGGAGCGGGTCAGTATGCCGGATATCGACGTCGACTTCTGTATCTATGGTCGCGAGGATGTCATCAAATATGTCCGCGATCGTTATGGCGAACATAATGTTGCACAGATCATCACTTTCGGAACAATGCAGGCCAAGGGGGTCATTCGTGATGTCGGGCGTGCCCTGAATCTCCCTTACGGAGATGTCGATCGTATCGCCAAGCTGGTCCCGAATCAGCTCGGGATTACCCTGGGTGAAGCCCTGCAAAAGGAGCCGCAGCTCAAGGATGTCAGCAAACGGGACGCCAAGAGCAAGCAGCTGGTCGATATCTCCCTGAAGCTCGAGGGATTGACCCGGCACGCGTCAACCCATGCCGCCGGGGTTGTCGTCACGCCGAAGGCCCTGACCGAGTATCTGCCGCTCTATTCCGATCCGAAAACAGGGGCCCAGGTTACCCAGTATTCGATGAAATATGTCGAGAAGATCGGTCTGGTCAAGTTTGACTTTCTCGGTCTGAAGACCCTCACCGTAATCGATAATTGTCTCAAGCATGTGCGCAAGGCTAATCCTGATTTTAATCTGGGTCTCGTGTCCGATGACGATCCCGCGACCTATGAACTGTTGTCCCGCGGCGAGACAACCGGCGTCTTTCAGCTTGAATCAAGCGGCATGAAGGAGCTTCTGGTCAAGCTTAAGCCGAACTGTTTTGAAGATATCATCGCGGTCTGTGCCCTCTACCGGCCCGGTCCGCTCGGCTCCGGCATGGTTGATGATTTTATCCTGCGCAAGCATGGCAAAAAGAAGATCGTTTACGACTTTCCTGAGCTTGAACCGATCCTCAAGGATACCTACGGAATTATCGTTTACCAGGAACAGGTTATGCAGATTGCCCAGGTCCTTGCCGACTACACCCTCGGCGGTGCCGACCTGCTGCGTCGCGCCATGGGCAAGAAGGTTCGCGAGGAGATGGCCGAGCAGAAGGAGATTTTCCTCGCCGGGGCGAAAAAGAAGAACCTCAATATCAAGAAGGCGACCGCTGTTTTTGATCTGATGGAAATGTTTGCCGAGTACGGCTTCAACAAGTCACATTCGGCGGCGTATGCACTGATTGCTTTTCAGACAGCCTACCTGAAAACCCATTACCCGGTTGAGTTTATGGCTGCGCTGCTGACCGAGGATATGGAAAATACCGACAAGGTCATCAAGAATATCAGCGAAGTCCGGGCTATGGGGATCGATGTGCTGCCACCCGATATTAATGAATCGCTACGTTCATTTACCGTACATGATAACGCGATTCGTTTCGGCCTCGGTGCGGTCAAGGGCGTCGGGGCCGCGGCCCTCGAGTCTATCGTCGAGGTCAGAAAGGACGAGCCATATCAGAGCCTTTCCGATTTTTGTGAACGGGTTGATCTGCGAAAAGTGAACCGCCGGGTTATCGAGGCCTTGATCAAGTGCGGTGCCTTTGATTCGCTCGGCGGCAAGCGGGCCCAGTTTATAGCCATTCTTGATGATGCGATCGACCTCGGACAGAAAATGCAGAAGGAGAAAGAGACCGGACAGGAATCTTTGTTCGGAACCGAGGAACTCGTCTCGCAGGGTGGAAACGGCTACGGCACTCTTCCCGATATCGACGAATGGGCTGAAAATATCCTGTTGACCAACGAAAAAGAAGCTCTCGGTTTTTACATTACCGGTCATCCGCTGGCCCGGCACAGCGACGCAATCAAACGTTTTGCGACTTGTGATACGGCCAGCCTCAGTGAACGGGCCGATCGGAGCGAGGTCAGGGTTTGTGGTCTGGTTGCCGGGATCAAGGAGCTGGTAACGAAGAGGGGTGATCGCATGGCCCGGATTACCCTTGAGGATATGACCGGATTTGTCGAAACAACGATTTTCACGGAGGTCTACCAGGCCTCGGCCGAACTGCTGAATGGCGACGAACCACTTCTGGTAACCGGTACCCTCGAGATAGGCGAAGAGAGTTGCAAAATTCTCGCTACCGAGGTGATTCTGCTGCGCGATGTCAAGGAGAAGCAGACCTCGCGAGTTCACTTCCGGCTTTCAACGCCGGGGCTTGACAAGGATCAGCTCCGTCAATTGCGGGATCTGCTGCTCAAGCACCGCGGAGAATGTGATGCCATGCTGCATATGGTGATTCCGAATCGGAGCGAGACGATGATTAAATTGCCGGAAAACCTTAAAGTTGCAGCAACCGATCAATTAATGGATGATACCGAACGTCTTTTCAGCTACAATGTCGTGACGTTTGAATAG
- a CDS encoding septal ring lytic transglycosylase RlpA family lipoprotein, whose amino-acid sequence MINKTLIMFILSIIISCAPSYQVSVVETPSNRQLQGHQKPYIVNGKRYDPLSSHSGFVEEGMASWYGKKFHGRKTSNGEIYNMYAMTAAHKTLPMGVYVRVTNKLTGQRSVVRVNDRGQFVAGRIIDLSYSAAKQVGVVGPGTAPVRIEALGFRADDKPSSQPVYTQPKSYDIGTFAVQVGAFSVRANAERLATKMRSQYGHARINEGWVKGKKFYRVWVGQFPSLELAENIKLKFNGGFVIAIE is encoded by the coding sequence ATGATTAATAAAACATTAATTATGTTCATTTTAAGTATAATTATATCATGTGCACCGAGTTATCAGGTTTCGGTTGTTGAAACACCATCGAACAGGCAGCTTCAGGGCCATCAAAAGCCTTACATTGTTAACGGCAAACGTTACGATCCGCTCAGCAGCCATTCCGGATTCGTGGAAGAGGGAATGGCGAGCTGGTACGGCAAGAAGTTTCATGGGCGCAAGACCAGCAACGGTGAGATTTACAACATGTACGCCATGACGGCTGCACATAAAACACTGCCGATGGGCGTTTATGTTCGGGTGACCAACAAGTTGACCGGGCAACGATCGGTCGTTCGGGTCAATGACCGCGGGCAGTTTGTGGCCGGCCGGATTATTGATCTTTCCTATTCGGCGGCCAAACAGGTCGGCGTGGTCGGGCCCGGAACCGCCCCGGTTCGGATTGAAGCGCTCGGTTTCCGGGCCGACGACAAGCCGTCTTCACAACCTGTTTATACCCAGCCAAAAAGTTACGATATCGGTACTTTTGCCGTGCAGGTCGGTGCCTTCTCGGTGCGCGCCAATGCCGAACGCCTGGCCACAAAAATGCGCAGCCAGTATGGACACGCCCGGATCAACGAGGGGTGGGTCAAGGGGAAGAAATTCTACCGAGTCTGGGTCGGGCAATTCCCATCTCTTGAACTGGCCGAGAATATCAAGCTCAAGTTCAATGGCGGTTTCGTGATTGCCATCGAGTAG
- a CDS encoding SAM-dependent methyltransferase, with translation MNYQPFYIGKQFRIVAPDTPPEEERIDIIMARGAFGSGEHETTASCIELMEGLDLTGKTFLDLGSGTAILAIAAAKLGAVDGLCIDIEQDAVASGRTNCELNGIGDRVAHHCGTLANVGAEGFDFILANIYGDILLDVCTDLVAKVKPGGWLLLSGILWEYNFDVRQSYQRGGCELIRNRMLDEFSTVLLKKNNSGKP, from the coding sequence ATGAATTACCAACCGTTTTACATCGGCAAACAATTCCGTATTGTGGCCCCCGACACACCTCCGGAGGAAGAACGGATCGATATTATCATGGCGCGCGGCGCCTTCGGTTCCGGTGAGCATGAAACCACGGCCAGCTGCATCGAGCTGATGGAAGGGCTCGACCTGACGGGCAAAACTTTTCTTGATCTCGGCAGCGGCACCGCCATCCTTGCGATCGCGGCAGCAAAGCTCGGCGCGGTAGATGGCCTCTGTATCGATATAGAACAGGATGCCGTTGCAAGTGGTCGCACGAATTGTGAATTGAACGGTATCGGCGACAGGGTCGCTCACCATTGTGGCACCCTGGCAAACGTCGGCGCAGAAGGGTTCGATTTTATACTTGCCAATATTTACGGTGACATCCTGCTCGATGTCTGCACAGACCTTGTTGCCAAAGTCAAACCGGGAGGGTGGCTCCTCCTGTCAGGGATTCTCTGGGAATACAACTTTGATGTTCGGCAGAGCTATCAACGGGGCGGTTGCGAGCTCATCCGGAACCGGATGCTGGATGAATTCAGCACGGTCTTGTTAAAAAAGAATAACTCCGGAAAACCCTGA
- a CDS encoding sensor histidine kinase codes for MNRQVIIKSAIIILLVVIITALHYLTSTTLHQFHDIYRRLYYIPIILGGLWFTLGGGLSTAVLVSIVYAPHVLFQWQHWPGTELEQYLEILLYNVIGLLTGLLSQREQRQKKRYQKTSEQLEKSYDKLRHQADELLEIEEQLRRADRLSALGELSAGMAHEIRNPLGSIRGTAEIIRDGIDKKDKRYEFAEILVKEVDRLDGVVRDFLNFARPSAVGQSSVPICEALTEVVTLTRQQAIKNNVEINLAPVTRPALVAGDLEHYKQAFLNLVLNALQVMPDGGKIDISCAETGESLKIFFNDSGPGIPVELHDRIFNPFYTTRSDGTGLGLAITHRIIDSNGGKLSVESLPGRGATFIVELPLWKGREA; via the coding sequence ATGAATCGTCAGGTAATCATAAAATCAGCCATCATTATTCTGCTGGTCGTCATCATCACCGCCCTGCATTACCTGACCTCGACCACACTGCACCAGTTTCATGATATCTACAGGCGTCTTTACTATATTCCGATCATTCTCGGCGGCCTCTGGTTTACCTTGGGTGGTGGTCTTTCGACAGCCGTTCTGGTTTCTATCGTCTATGCGCCGCATGTCTTGTTCCAGTGGCAGCACTGGCCCGGTACCGAACTGGAGCAATATCTCGAGATCCTGCTCTACAACGTTATTGGACTTCTGACCGGGCTGTTGTCGCAACGCGAGCAGAGACAGAAAAAAAGATACCAGAAAACATCGGAACAGCTCGAGAAGAGCTACGACAAGCTGCGGCATCAGGCAGATGAACTGCTCGAGATTGAAGAACAGCTGCGCCGGGCCGACCGGCTTTCGGCGCTCGGTGAGCTGTCGGCCGGGATGGCTCACGAGATCAGGAATCCGCTTGGATCTATCCGCGGAACCGCAGAAATTATCAGGGACGGAATTGACAAGAAGGATAAGCGGTACGAATTTGCGGAAATACTGGTCAAGGAAGTCGACCGTCTCGATGGAGTCGTTCGCGACTTTCTGAACTTTGCCCGACCGTCGGCGGTCGGACAAAGTTCTGTGCCGATCTGCGAAGCCTTGACCGAAGTCGTCACCCTGACCCGTCAACAGGCGATTAAAAACAACGTCGAGATTAACCTGGCCCCGGTAACCCGGCCGGCACTGGTTGCCGGCGATCTCGAACATTATAAGCAGGCTTTTTTGAACCTTGTTCTCAACGCCCTGCAGGTGATGCCGGATGGCGGTAAAATCGACATTTCATGCGCGGAAACCGGCGAAAGCCTGAAGATTTTTTTCAATGATTCCGGCCCGGGGATCCCGGTCGAACTTCATGACCGGATTTTTAACCCTTTTTATACAACAAGGAGTGACGGTACCGGTCTTGGTCTGGCAATTACCCACCGGATTATCGACAGCAATGGCGGTAAACTGTCGGTCGAAAGTTTGCCGGGAAGAGGAGCAACATTTATTGTTGAACTGCCGCTCTGGAAGGGGAGGGAGGCATGA
- a CDS encoding AEC family transporter, with translation MALFVEILNIVLPVFIVIGLGTLLRRIGLIDINFVQHTNRLVYYLALPLLLFYKIGTANFSANFNIKLVVASIIGIALLFLISFGYARLRQYPAEVHGVFSQGSFRGNIAYVGLAIAMNAFGEVGLTRAGILMGFIVPFLNFFAIIALLLPHRGSGNHTGARFWLKQLILNPLILASAAGIIWSFLAIPLPLIAERSLQITTGMTLPLALIAIGGGFSLEKLKGDIVTTFLASTGKLIILPLITIVLLKIFGVTGMDYSIGILIAATPAATANYIMAAELNGDAELAGSIVMLSTLLSALTYTIILYLLRSGTL, from the coding sequence ATGGCCCTGTTTGTTGAAATCCTGAATATCGTCCTACCGGTCTTTATTGTGATCGGTCTCGGAACCCTGCTTCGCCGAATCGGGCTGATCGATATAAATTTCGTCCAGCACACCAATCGACTGGTTTATTATCTCGCCTTGCCGCTGCTGCTTTTCTACAAGATCGGGACTGCCAACTTCTCTGCCAATTTTAATATCAAACTTGTCGTCGCCTCGATCATCGGCATCGCCCTCCTCTTTCTCATCTCTTTCGGTTATGCAAGATTGAGACAATACCCGGCCGAGGTTCACGGTGTCTTCAGCCAGGGATCCTTCCGCGGAAATATTGCCTATGTCGGACTCGCCATAGCTATGAACGCTTTTGGTGAAGTCGGCCTGACCAGAGCCGGCATCCTGATGGGCTTCATCGTACCGTTCCTGAATTTTTTTGCCATTATCGCCTTGCTGTTACCGCACCGGGGGAGCGGCAACCATACCGGTGCACGGTTCTGGTTGAAACAACTGATTCTCAACCCGCTGATCCTCGCCTCGGCCGCCGGCATCATCTGGAGTTTTCTCGCAATCCCACTACCGTTGATCGCCGAACGCAGCCTGCAAATAACGACCGGCATGACCCTGCCGCTGGCCCTGATTGCGATCGGTGGCGGCTTCTCCCTGGAAAAACTGAAGGGCGACATTGTCACCACCTTTCTCGCCAGCACCGGCAAATTAATCATTCTGCCGCTGATAACAATCGTTCTACTGAAAATTTTTGGAGTGACCGGTATGGATTACAGCATCGGCATCCTGATCGCCGCTACCCCGGCAGCGACGGCCAACTACATCATGGCAGCTGAACTCAATGGGGACGCCGAACTGGCCGGATCGATCGTCATGCTCTCGACCCTCCTCTCAGCCTTGACCTACACCATCATCCTTTACCTGCTCCGATCCGGCACTTTATGA